One segment of Lachancea thermotolerans CBS 6340 chromosome E complete sequence DNA contains the following:
- the VPS25 gene encoding ESCRT-II subunit protein VPS25 (similar to uniprot|P47142 Saccharomyces cerevisiae YJR102C VPS25 Component of the ESCRT-II complex, which is involved in ubiquitin-dependent sorting of proteins into the endosome), with translation MTEKLPPIYNFPPLYTCQPNVLIREQQLSTWCDLILDFAKTNNAWCMSQEGTVIKDSESSGQSIFRNESIQRSISVPFRDQIWNKMVQSEKAIKSNNGVFFILWRSVDYWSSQILQWFETTGKVNQVVTVYELLEGDETLGWEFHGMHPSLCEESLQKLRDRGRATLLKEQNKIMGVKVV, from the coding sequence ATGACCGAAAAGCTGCCTCCGATATATAACTTTCCGCCGTTATATACGTGCCAGCCCAATGTGCTAATCcgagagcagcagctgaGCACCTGGTGTGACCTCATATTGGATTTTGCCAAAACGAACAACGCCTGGTGTATGAGCCAGGAAGGGACAGTAATCAAAGACTCAGAATCTTCTGGCCAGAGCATATTTCGCAATGAGTCAATACAACGGTCTATTTCGGTTCCGTTTAGAGATCAAATCTGGAATAAGATGGTTCAGTCCGAGAAGGCCATCAAGTCCAACAACggggttttcttcatcctgtGGAGAAGCGTGGACTACTGGAGCTCCCAAATCTTGCAGTGGTTTGAGACTACTGGAAAGGTGAATCAGGTCGTGACAGTGTACGAGCTCTTAGAAGGCGATGAGACTCTAGGCTGGGAATTTCATGGCATGCACCCATCCTTATGCGAAGAGAGTTTACAGAAGCTGCGTGACAGGGGCAGAGCGACGCTGCTGAAGGAGCAGAATAAGATCATGGGTGTCAAGGTTGTGTGA
- the SOD1 gene encoding superoxide dismutase SOD1 (highly similar to uniprot|P00445 Saccharomyces cerevisiae YJR104C SOD1 Cu Zn superoxide dismutase some mutations are analogous to those that cause ALS (amyotrophic lateral sclerosis) in humans) translates to MVKAVAVLRGDAGVSGTVHLEQKAENEPTTVSYEIAGFGSSGDHGFHIHEFGDNTNGCTSAGPHFNPFKKTHGSPSDEVRHVGDLGNIAANDKGVCKGVLTDSLVKLIGPTSVLGRTVVVHSGQDDLGKGGNEESLKTGNAGTRPACGVIGISN, encoded by the exons ATGGTCAAAGCAG TTGCCGTTCTAAGAGGAGACGCCGGTGTTTCTGGCACCGTGCACCTAGAGCAGAAGGCCGAAAACGAGCCAACCACCGTTTCGTACGAGATCGCCGGGTTCGGTTCCAGCGGCGACCACGGGTTCCACATTCACGAGTTCGGTGACAACACCAACGGCTGCACATCCGCAGGCCCTCACTTTAACCCATTCAAGAAGACTCACGGTTCTCCAAGCGACGAGGTCCGTCACGTGGGCGACCTCGGCAACATCGCTGCCAACGACAAGGGTGTTTGCAAGGGCGTGTTGACCGACTCGCTGGTCAAGCTGATCGGCCCTACCTCTGTGCTTGGCCGTACCGTCGTGGTGCATTCTGGCCAGGATGACCTGGGCAAGGGCGGCAACGAGGAGTCCTTGAAGACCGGTAACGCTGGTACCAGACCAGCTTGCGGTGTCATCGGTATCTCCAACTGA
- the RSM26 gene encoding mitochondrial 37S ribosomal protein mS42 (similar to uniprot|P47141 Saccharomyces cerevisiae YJR101W RSM26 Mitochondrial ribosomal protein of the small subunit), whose translation MFRFASKRSIHSVPKLKNSGHVLEQGIPNVLSASGFNIAWTQQQKYLCDKLTLATAGTSQESYLPFHLILNTAKKPFQTNIFNLASAAHNNHLFVENVLPGPANTAPSRLFRTRIEEQYNCTWEEFKTEMVRRAETDVVGQGWLFLVENSDKELHILTVQNNGTPYYFPRNQSFDLNSALKLEEYSQLDAVRTIVKKGGKIQDWTMPLIAVSLWDHAYLHDYGVKGRSQYVKNVLDNLNWTVVNNRLYTGPA comes from the coding sequence ATGTTTCGGTTTGCCTCGAAAAGAAGCATACACAGCGTTCCCAAGCTCAAGAATAGTGGTCATGTTTTGGAACAAGGCATTCCCAATGTTCTGAGTGCTTCCGGGTTCAACATCGCGTGGactcagcagcagaaatATCTGTGTGACAAGCTAACTCTGGCAACCGCGGGCACGTCACAGGAATCTTACCTTCCATTtcatttgattttgaataCGGCCAAGAAGCCATTCCAAACCAATATTTTCAACCTCGCGTCGGCAGCACATAACAATCACCTTTTTGTCGAGAACGTACTGCCTGGGCCGGCAAATACCGCGCCTTCCAGACTGTTTCGTACTAGAATCGAGGAGCAATACAACTGCACATGGGAGGAATTTAAGACCGAAATGGTTCGCCGCGCAGAAACTGATGTGGTTGGCCAGGGCTGGTTGTTCTTAGTCGAAAACAGCGACAAAGAATTGCACATACTTACGGTACAGAATAATGGCACACCCTACTATTTCCCACGCAACCAGTCCTTCGATTTGAACTCTGCGctaaagcttgaagagtACTCGCAGCTGGATGCGGTGCGCACAATTGTCAAAAAGGGCGGCAAGATCCAGGACTGGACCATGCCTCTCATCGCAGTCAGCCTGTGGGACCACGCGTACTTGCACGACTACGGCGTCAAGGGCAGATCGCAGTACGTAAAAAACGTCCTGGATAACCTTAACTGGACCGTAGTGAACAATAGGCTGTACACTGGCCCAGCATAG
- a CDS encoding CTP synthase (highly similar to uniprot|P28274 Saccharomyces cerevisiae YBL039C), translated as MKYVIVSGGVISGIGKGVLASSTGMLLKTLGLRVTSIKIDPYMNIDAGTMSPLEHGECFVLNDGGETDLDLGNYERYLGVTLTRDHNITTGKMYSHVISRERRGDYLGKTVQVVPHLTDAIQDWIERVARIPVDDSGAEPEVCIIELGGTVGDIESAPFVEALRQFQFRVGKDNFSLIHVSLVPVIHGEQKTKPTQAAIKDLRSLGLTPDMIACRCSEKLEEHVINKIAMFCHVGPEQVVNVHDVNSTYHVPLLLLEQKMIDYLSARLKLSDIALNSEDKKRGDNLLNRWRSLTTSIDESFECVKIALVGKYTNLKDSYLSVIKALEHSSMRCHRRLEIVWVEASDLEPETTEHEKSKFHEAWNKLSAADGVLVPGGFGTRGTEGMVLAAKWARENNIPYLGVCLGLQVATLEFARNVLGMKNVTSAEFDPDCAEEDQGVVYMPEIDKENMGGTMRLGLRPTIFQAETEWSKLRKLYGGSHEVHERHRHRYEVNPKLVPRLEEQGLMFVGRDESGERCEILELRNHPYFVATQYHPEYMSKVLDPSQPFLGLMAASAGILDEMLANDTRSNERAEF; from the coding sequence ATGAAGTACGTGATTGTTTCAGGAGGTGTGATCTCCGGTATCGGTAAGGGTGTTCTTGCCTCGTCGACAGGGATGCTGCTGAAAACCCTTGGGTTGCGGGTGACATCGATTAAGATCGACCCGTACATGAACATCGACGCGGGAACAATGTCTCCGCTCGAGCATGGTGAGTGCTTTGTGTTGAACGACGGTGGTGAGACAGACTTGGACCTGGGCAACTACGAGAGGTACCTTGGGGTGACTCTGACGCGGGACCACAACATCACGACGGGTAAGATGTACTCCCACGTGATCTCGCGTGAGCGTCGCGGAGACTACCTGGGCAAGACCGTGCAGGTGGTGCCGCACCTAACGGACGCGATTCAGGACTGGATTGAGCGCGTGGCTCGGATCCCCGTGGACGACTCTGGCGCGGAGCCAGAGGTTTGCATCATCGAGCTTGGTGGAACCGTCGGAGACATTGAGAGTGCGCCTTTCGTCGAGGCGCTTCGTCAGTTCCAGTTCCGTGTGGGCAAGGATAACTTCTCGCTAATCCACGTGTCGCTCGTGCCCGTGATCCACGGCGAGCAGAAGACGAAGCCTACTCAGGCGGCCATCAAGGACCTGCGTTCTCTGGGTCTGACCCCGGACATGATCGCATGCCGCTGCTCTgagaagctcgaagagcacgtcatcaacaagatcgCCATGTTCTGCCACGTCGGTCCAGAGCAGGTTGTGAACGTGCACGATGTCAACTCCACTTACCACGTtccgctgctgctgcttgagcAGAAGATGATAGACTACTTGAGCGCACGCCTAAAGCTGAGCGACATTGCTCTCAACTCCGAGGACAAGAAGCGCGGTGACAACTTGCTCAACAGATGGCGTTCATTGACCACGTCCATCGACGAATCTTTCGAGTGCGTCAAGATCGCGCTCGTCGGCAAGTACACCAACCTGAAGGACTCATATCTGTCTGTGATCAAGGCGTTGGAGCACTCTAGTATGAGATGCCACCGCAGACTCGAGATTGTGTGGGTCGAGGCCTCCGACCTGGAGCCAGAGACCACCGAGCATGAGAAGTCCAAGTTCCACGAAGCTTGGAACAAACTGAGCGCCGCGGATGGTGTTCTCGTGCCAGGTGGCTTCGGTACCAGAGGCACAGAGGGTATGGTCCTGGCTGCCAAGTGGGCCCGTGAGAACAACATCCCATACCTGGGTGTGTGCTTGGGTCTGCAAGTGGCAACCTTGGAGTTTGCACGCAACGTTTTGGGCATGAAGAACGTCACGTCCGCCGAGTTCGACCCCGACTGTGCGGAGGAGGACCAGGGTGTTGTTTACATGCCTGAGATtgacaaggaaaacatgGGCGGTACCATGCGTCTGGGGCTGAGACCTACTATTTTCCAGGCGGAAACCGAGTGGTCCAAGCTGCGCAAGCTGTACGGCGGCTCGCACGAGGTGCACGAGAGACACCGTCACCGTTACGAAGTGAACCCCAAGCTGGTGCCTAGGCTTGAGGAGCAGGGCTTGATGTTTGTGGGCCGTGACGAGTCCGGTGAGAGATGCGAGATCTTGGAACTACGCAACCACCCATACTTCGTGGCCACGCAGTACCACCCTGAGTACATGTCGAAGGTCTTAGACCCCTCGCAGCCATTCTTGGGACTGATGGCCGCGTCTGCCGGTATCCTGGACGAGATGCTGGCCAACGACACGCGCTCCAATGAGCGTGCCGAATTCTAG
- the MCM16 gene encoding Mcm16p (conserved hypothetical protein), giving the protein MESRLQELEERHVSVYRELLTALDELYLLRKGIQPEDETLLVVRRKLQSSLTMTAPMMSAMNGKTALDKRLTRLMKENHELDAEVAAHQDEKLRLLRELSDERMRYKELVNNARELTERQAHAQGIGEQRMPRGRQDANKSTDSDLYDSSEQGDSTEAGSEQRDKAQIERENEALRELLVGMIVHGGYLGTNKVFDEWLGDL; this is encoded by the coding sequence ATGGAAAGCAGACTGCAGGAACTGGAAGAACGGCACGTTAGCGTGTACCGTGAGCTCTTAACGGCGTTAGACGAGCTCTATCTACTCAGGAAGGGCATTCAACCCGAGGACGAAACGCTATTGGTGGTGCGTCGCAAGCTACAATCTTCGCTGACAATGACGGCTCCTATGATGAGCGCGATGAATGGCAAGACTGCGTTGGACAAAAGGCTCACAAGACTGATGAAAGAAAACCATGAGCTGGATGCAGAGGTGGCGGCGCACCAGGACGAAAAGCTGAGGCTTCTACGCGAGCTGAGCGACGAGCGCATGCGCTACAAAGAACTGGTCAACAACGCACGCGAGCTGACCGAGAGGCAGGCGCACGCGCAAGGGATTGGAGAACAAAGAATGCCCCGAGGCCGCCAGGATGCTAACAAGAGTACAGACAGCGACTTGTATGACAGCAGCGAGCAAGGCGATTCGACAGAAGCTGGATCAGAGCAGCGCGACAAAGCCCAGATCGAACGAGAAAATGAGGCTCTTAGGGAACTGCTTGTGGGAATGATAGTCCACGGGGGTTATCTTGGTACGAATAAGGTGTTTGACGAATGGCTGGGGGATCTGTGA